atttaatATTACTTGTCGGATTGCTGGaagaattgaataaaataatgtaaagcaCTGGAAATAGGGTCCATCGTAAGCGCTAAATAAATCAGTTGCTATCCAGTTGATAAGTCTTTTAAGAAACATCTTCGGGTCAAATTTTAGAGTATGTTacccatttaaaattaaaagaagttaCGAATTAACTCATAAAAGTATTCTGCTGGTGCCCCATCTTCTACCCCATACTTGACAACACCCTGGCCACAACTCACCTTGAGCCACGATCCCCAAAAGACCAGGAATCCTGACCCTCGCGAtctgtctctctgcctttccccattttatcttctaggtgTAGAAGTCTTAGCACCTCGGGCCTACAGATGCTTCAAGAGCTTTTGAAAACGTTTGAACTCCAAAATATGGGGGAAAAACCTTGCAAAATCagaatcaataaatgtttaattaaacatCTAGAAGACATAACATTATGTCAAGCTCATTAACTGTTCCATTTAGTCATCAAAAATTTTTCGTTATACTTCAttatatttgaaacaaatttaTAGGTGATAATCTCTTCATTGTGCAAGAATTCCCAAGAATACTGGACCCTCTGTGGAGGAATTGTGGCCAATTGTAATTAAATGAATTTCTTGTAGGCAAAGAATTTTGGAAGCAgcattatcaaaaaatcttttgattataaaaataaaagttagttgTGAATTCATTTCAATCTATTTTGGGGGATGTGGGGAAGGACTTCTAAAAAGAGTTagtgggggaaggaagggtgtGAAAGCAGCCTGATGCTGGCCACAGGTCCCTCCCCTGGACTCCACACAGCCTCCTTGTGGCCACAGCCCCTCTCCCCCATCAACCTCCTGCCAACGCTCTCTGGCACCCCTGGTGGCCTCTCCCAATCCCCAACCCACCTTGGGTGAAAATCTTCCAGGAACTCCTCCTTTGCCCCGAGGGAAGATCACAAGATTCAATCACGGCCTTCGATGCCCTGACCCCTGCCCAACTCCCTGACTCATGTGACCCCTGCCCAGCTCCCCTTTACCAGCCAGCAAtgctgggagttgggggaggagaCCCAGGACTTGGCCTGAGTCACCCGTCAATCCCTCTATTGGGTAGTGTGGCCTTTTCTGCAGCCAACATGGGAAGTAGAGCCAGGAACTAGCGGGGGGTCGGGGCTTTCTCCCCGCCGcgccctcaccccaccccgcccccccactgGCTCCAGCACTTCGCCTGGGATAAAGGAGGCACAAGGAATGAGTTGGTGCAAGACCAGAAGAGTAAATGGGCCTGCTTGTCACTCCGAGAGGGACAGGTGGGTCATACCATGAAGACACGCTAGCTCctgtttattgagcacatgcTACGTGCGCGGTGCTCTGCTGGGACCTTCCGGAGCAAGATCTCGGGTTAGCTTTGCCACAAGCCCGGGGTGGAGCTGCTGTGATCCCCTTTTACAAAAGGAGAAATGGACGCTCAGAAAGAGTAGTGACTGGCTCGAGGCGCAGAGGTACGAGATCGGGGCCCGGGGATTAGAACCCCAGGTCTATCCGACGTGATGACCCTAGGAGGCTCACTGAGCTCTGCCTTGAAGGTCAGTGAACGGAGCCCAGGCAGATGCCTTTGGGGGCTGCACTGAGAACCCGCTGTCCCCTGCAGCCCCTGGTTGGGCCTTTGCCCCTCGCCCTCTGCTGGTAGCTCTTGTGATCTTGTGCAGTCCCTGTCTCTGGCCACCTCTggttctctgccctttggccctGGCCAAAGACACCTTATTGTCCCCATTTGGTGCCTTCAGACCTTTCCACTCCCTCCCCCCGAGGTGAATTCACAGAGGAACTGTGATCATAACATCCAGGCTGCCGGGTAGAAAGGAGACTGGGTTTTGCCAACACAATGTGCAGTAAAAATATCTctcttttaaaagagagagagagagagaaatttaaagaCTAGAGATCAGTAACGTGTAATTATCATCTGGTTTGGGCGGAGAGTTCTAATAGTTTCCAGAAAAACACAAGCCATGAAAAAGGAGTGTGCTTTCCAAGGCAAAAAGGGATCTGGGCCCCAGCAGGCAGTAGCGCCATCTTGGAACTCCTGCGGGCTTTGAGGTCCTTCCCAGGCAGAGTCGGGGGTCACCAGAgtccctgtctcccttcctctccccttttgTCTTCCATGCTGGACGGGAGTCTCTGAGAGTGTGGGAACTACCTTTGAACTCAGCCTCGGACCTACTCAAATACATAAGCTCCGGAGAACAGATAGACTTCAAGGCATAGAGGAGGTTTTCTCGTTCCTTTCTTGGGGAGAAAACAGAGCCTTGCAATGGCAGGGACAGCTAAGTATCCTCTGATATCTGTTGTCACCTATTTGGAAGTTAACCGATCCCCTAATTTAAGCTAGGTGCATGGGGGCCCAGAATAAAGATCTTTCCTAGCCTCCCTTGTTGGGCCATGGGACTGATGGATGTCAGGGGAATGTCTGTGCAACTTGGGAGTATTCTTAAAGGAGAGGTACCTACTCTTCTTCCCTTGCCTCCTTCCTGCTGTAAGGAATGCAGTtgtgatggctggagcttgaGCAGCCGTCTTAGAACGTACGGCCACAAATGGCAGAGCAACAAGATAGAAGGGGCCTGGGTCTCAACACTGTGGTGTGCCACACCCCACACCTGGACTGCCTACCAGACTGTTTTAGGAGAGAGACACAAGTTTCTGTATCGTTTAAGCCACTGATATTGCAGTTAAAGACAATCCTCATGGTCAAAATTACCTTGAAATTCTCTTAAATTGAGAAGAGGAAATACAAtctaattaaaactttaaaaatgagaacccCACTCAGTGTGGTGAGATGCTCACAGCAGGTTCATGGCTTCCATGAATTTCAAATGTGCCACAGAATGCTATGGAAGATGGAGCCCACCCACattacattgttttttctttctctttctctcttgcttcccccaccccccccgcccaaTGTCTAAAAGTTATATTATGGAGTTATGGAGATCCATCACATCACATTTTCTAAATGATGCAAATTTTGTGAACACCAACTAAAGGTCAGATAAACATGCTTTTTCTTAtctattatctttgttttataattaaagaaaccaaggctcagggagGTAGTGACACACAGCTAGGGAGGGGGTGATGGGGACACAGGGGCACCGGAAAGGGCCATCCAAACATGTTCAGACAGACACGGGCCAGAAGCAAAGTTGACCCTCAGATCAAGCTTGAGTTCCTCAGCCGGACCTGCAAGCCCACCAGGCACCCAAGTCAAGGCCTAGGTCGGGGTGTCCATACTAAGAGGTCAGCAGCATGCAGGGAAGGAGCCAAGGAGTCTGTGTGGGAGAGGCGTGGGGAATGGGGAGAAGCTGGGGTACAGCCAGATGGAGCTGGGGTTTTTCTAGGGTGGGGGACGGGTGAGCGGCCCCCCTAAATCAGAGGGACCGGACGAGGGAAACCGGGACGCAGGCTGGTGAGCGGGCGCCACCTAGTGGCTGGTCCAGGCACGGAGCCTCCCAGCCTCACGCAGGGGCTCAGCAAGAGCCCGGAGGGCGCCCCACAATCTCCCACAACACCCCCAATTACTTCGCATTTAAAATTAAGACTCAGTTTACATAGAGATACACGTTTCTTtggttttacattaaaaaaggaacaaaagcatcATCATGGCTTCCTGTTTTTATTGAGTTGTCCAACACTCCCCCTTTGGTTGGAATGAAATCACCTGGGACACTCGGCCCTGCCTCCCGAGATTGGGATTTAAGTGGTCTGCGTGTGGACCGGGCATCAGGATCTTTCCTGCTTGCTCTGCAAGGACAGCTTTGAGTCAAGTGTCCGGGGCCCTTTCCATGGCTATACTTGTTCCTGAGCTCTTCCCTTTGCAGAAATGCTAGGGATGGGGTCCCCCTGGGACCCTGGGCctggcaccccctccccagcttctgCAGCTGGGACCCCAGGCCCAGGGGCTTCCAGGGTTGAGTTCTTGACACTCTGGGCTGCCTCACACAAAGCCGTTCACCACTgtaggcctcagtttcccgtTCTATTACCTGGACCAGAACAGTGGCTCTGAACTGCTTGGGGCAGGGCGGGTGTCAATGGCCCCTTTGAGAATTTACAAAAGCGATGAATCCTTCTTCCAGAAACAGGTATGTGGGTGTCTAGCTGTGTTCATGACCGTAGAAGGCATGAATTAACCCTTTTAGTCCTCACTACCACCTCCTGAGGTTGCTACTTTTATTagcccatttcatagatgagaaaactgaggcataaataGGTTAACTAACTTGCTCAAGGCACCACAGACAGTAAATGGTGGGGCTGAGTTAGTACCCAAGTAtctctgtggccttggacaagtggCCTCACTGacccaagcttcagtttcctaagAAAAGAGGCCAGTACTAGCCCGTACCCTGTAGATGATTCAGGAGCACACAAGATTGGAAAGCACATAGTAAGTCCTCATTAAAGAGGGTTGTTGTTTTGATATGCACAAACGCAGGCAcccacccatccccccacccaggTGTCCTGGCCTGAGTGTGGGGCTCAGGGTGGGCAGCGGTGGAAAGTCCCCTGGCCCCAGAGGAAGCGCTGGTCTTGCCCAGCTCAGGTGCTGCCTACTAACAGCTAGCTGGAGGCCTAACTGTGTCCTGCTCATCATTTCCGTTTtcgattttgtttccttcaaaagCCACACAcagaagtttcattttctttttctccagaatCTGATCAGCTTGGGCTGACTAGGCATCTGTTTCCGGGGGGTGTGAACAGCTGAGAGCTGGCTGGGTGAAGCTGGACTATCTCCAGAGCTGCCAGAAGCACCGCCAGGACCACAAAAGCACACCCAGCCTCGACCGGGCCCACCTTCTCCAGGCCACGGGGTCGGGGAGCCTGCCGCTGCCCTCAAGTCACCTGGGCTCCCAGCAGCTGCTGCCAGCATGGCTGACGCCCCTGCCAACCCTGGAGACGCAGGTACGTTCTTCCTTCTAAGGAACAGTGGGAGTGCCCAGGTGGGACTTGCACCTTTTTTCTGGTTCCTTTCCTTGGTCCAGATTACAGCCACGAGAGGACAGTATCTGAAAGCACAACAGTagtaagaaagagggagaagagggcatTGCGTCAGGTTCAGAGCCTTGCTCTGTCCAAGCATCTTGCAGCATGCTTCGTGTGCATTTTGCAATAACCCGCAGGGGCGAGCCCGATGAGGTTTCCATCTTACGTGTGAGATCACTGAGGCTTGCAGATGAAATGACTCAGGGGACCACGGCCGAGCCTGGGGCCTTAACACCCGTCTTCACACTCATTTTGAGGAAGAACAGAAGTTGTCTGCTAAGAGGGGCAGGTGCATGTATGTGGTTTTCCTCCTGCTGCACTCGTTCCTCGGAGAGCGCTCTACTCCTGAAAGCACAAGATGCAAGTTACCTGTTATGGAGCAGTGCTCTTTTCTAGGGTCCCCACTGAAAGCACGCGGGCTGTGGGCTGGGACGCTTTTTGTTTGTCTTCGTTTTGTGATTGTTAgctatttaatcctcaccacaatctCTGAAAGTAGCTGCTATTATCACCATTtcacagatagagaaactgaggcccagagaggtcatgtagctagtaggtggcagagctggggctcaaaACCAGGAAAATAGGGTGTGCTGGGGAGGGGTGCCGACGGGGTGTGACCCAGGACCCCAGGCTTGTTCCCAAGCTCCTGTTGTACTTCCCCAACGAGACATGTCAGGGGCACTCGGTAACTGAATTTAACTTGCCCcctggcagatttttttttttttttttttttttttttttttctgtacgcgggNNNNNNNNNNNNNNNNNNNNNNNNNNNNNNNNNNNNNNNNNNNNNNNNNNNNNNNNNNNNNNNNNNNNNNNNNNNNNNNNNNNNNNNNNNNNNNNNNNNgcggccacggctcacgggcccagccgctccgcggcatgtgggatcctcccggaccggggcgcgaacccgtgtcccctgcatcggcaggtggactctcaaccactgcgccaccagggaagcccagattttctttttaacagacgTGTCACTTACACCTCATCCGGTTCACAACTTCCAGTTCACCAGCCTGAAGACTCAGCGGGTGACGCCGGCCCCGCCTTCACTGCATGgaccccatttcccctttggagTCAGGgcactggaggaggaggaagaggctcaCCCAGGGGCAGGTTTTTTAAGAATcaaaatcttgggcttccctggcggcgcagcggttgagagtccgcccgccgatgcaggggacgcgggttcgcgccccggtccgggaggatcccacatgccgcggagcggctgggcccgtgagccgtggccgctgagcctgcgcgtccggagcctgtgctgcgtacggcaaaaaaaaaaaaaaaaaagaattatagttttgtccagatacttgaataaaataaattaaaaaaaaaaaaaggtcagataCTTTGTGGGGAATGTGGCCATTTAAAAATggcctctagggcttccctggtggcgcagtggttgggagtccgcctgccggtgcaggggacacgggttcgcgccccggtccgggaggatcccNNNNNNNNNNNNNNNNNNNNNNNNNNNNNNNNNNNNNNNNNNNNNNNNNNNNNNNNNNNNNNNNNNNNNNNNNNNNNNNNNNNNNAAAAGAATCAAAATCTTTTGAAAACTAGGCGAAGCCACAGTGGGTTGGATGGGTATCCCGGTTGAGGGGTAGTTTGGTGGGTGAAGGGCTGGGTGACCCCACGTGCTCTAATTGCACATCACCTGCACCCAGAAGGCTGCAAACATTCCGACCACAAGGGCAAGGCCacggtgcccagcacagagctggcAAATGGGTTGTCCCTTCCCCGGCTAGTGCCGCCCACTAGGAATCCAGGAAAAACCCAGAAGGTAAAGGATTGGGTGGCTGTCCTGGAAGGGGACCTAGGTCTTCCCAAGAAGGGCCCTGCTTTGCATTTCCCGCAGGGTTCTCGGGGCAGAcatctcctctccccagctcctggcgcTGCAGGCCCTGTGTCTGACCAGTTCTCTCACTCCCCGCAGGGCAGCTGGCTTGGGTTTATGGGATCCTGTCTGGGAGGAGTAGGGGCCATTTGGAAAGTTCCTCGCTGAGCCTCGAGGCATCCTGCTTAGGACCATTAACTcaggtggggaaacagaggccccGGAGGAGCTACTCATCCCTTGCCCAGGTCATCTGGGCAAACACCTACCCAGTAGTGTACACTCACTTTTTCGCTCAGTCACTCCTTCATTCAAATGCTATTTCCTGAGACCCTACCGTGTGCCCGGCCCCATGCTAGACACTGAACCACTACAGTGAACCTGGCAATCACAGCCGGGGATCCTTGGGGACACTCTGCAGGGGACCCACACACAACCAGCACCCCACCCGCTCAGGGCATCCAGGACAGCCTCCCAACGATGGAGTCTGAGCAAGACCTGAGGTGGAGTATCCGTTGgacaggtggagggagggaataTTGCTCCTaacagagggaagagcatgtgcaaaggcccaggggtGAGTGCGTCTGAAGAGAATGCAGACAGGTTGGCGCTTGAAGGGAAGCTGAGGGTGGGCGAAGACGAGGCTGGCAGAACCAGGAGTTGGTGGCGTTGCTGTCAACCGGGACATGGTGGTGACAAGGAGTAGGAGGAAGAGGCAgcgaaaggagaagagaggattCGAGACAGCCAGGGACAGTGTTGCTGTCCTCCACTCAGGTGGGGGACGCTCGGAAGGCCTGGCACCGCCTCTGGCCACCAGGCTGTCCGGCCAAGGTCATTTCTGAGCAGCCCATGTGCCCCTCCCTGAACAGAGATGCTGGTGGATGTCTGCTCAGACCTctgtccctgcctctgccctggatCCCTCTCCTGGGGGGCCGCCAGCCCAGGCTGGGTAGCTGGGGGACTCAGTTGTTCGGTCTCTgcccctgtctccctcccccagaCCTTGAGCAGAGGATTTTGGAGGTGCTGAGGGACTCTGGCTCCCCTGTGAAGACTGCCCAGCTGGTACAGAAATGCCAAGTGCCCAAGAAGAAACTCAACCAGGTCCTCCACAAGATGAAGAAGGAGTCAAAGGGAGTCCTGCTCGTAGGCCCCGCGACGTGGTGCTTGGCCGATGGTGGGACCAAAGAAGTGGTTCCCGCAGAGCTGGGTGGGTAACCTGCCATCCCAGGACAGGGGCAGTTGGAGGGGCCGGGTGTTGGACCCAGCACTAGCAGTCCTGGCAACGGCCTAGCCCAGAtttgggcctgggttcaaatacaGGCTCTGCCCTCGGGGACACATGATGTACCCTCACTgcatcttgatttctttttctggccagTGGAGGTAACAGTAGGGCTGCTGTGTAGGGTTGTGAGAGGATTTGATGCAAAGGGCTGAGCCTAGTGCCAGtgcgtagtaggtgctcagcaaaacattaataatgatgatgatggcagTAACGATATGATAATAACAGAAGAGCCATAGCATCACACGAGACCCGCTTTTCTAGTTCTGGTGCGGTGCCCGGGTGTCCCCTAGCCCGCACACAACCCCGGAGGGAGTAGATGGTCTTCCTCCAACCCCAAGCCACACAGCTGgaagggggcggggtgggctTTGAAGCTAAGTTCCTTCGGGGTTTGGAGCGTCCATGCGCTAGGACCTTCTACGGAGCAGCCCACCTCTGTCTGGTAGGGTCCCCGTCCCCTCTCCCGCTCCGCTGACCCCTGACCGTCTTTCTTCCCAGCAGAGAGGCCCCAGAAAGATGCAGTTGCAACTCCCCGGAAGCCCGGCCCTGAGCTCAGTCAGCGACGTAAGCATCTCGTTTCCTTTCAGTTCCTGTTCTCTCTGACCCCAGACTCTCCTTGGCCACTCGAGAAGTTACAGGTGTTCGGGGGCCATGCCCCACCCACTAACAGGTCCCCACAGAGTGGTCGGAGGCAAGACTCTGTCTTTCGGTGAAAGAAGCTAAATGCCTGGGAAACCATCTGATGGGTAGTTGGCAATTACTGTGCACCTAgcctgtgccagacactgttcggAGCCCTTGACAAACATCCCCAACCCCCAGAACAACCTCTGTGGTCCATTataattatgcccattttacagatgaggaaaatgggcacagaggctGCGTCTTGtcccaggtcacccagctggtaagcAGGGGGGCAGATTCAGCCTCCGGGGTCCTCCTTAACCACTTGCTGTCCTACCTCCCAGAGGAAGAGATCTTCCGGTTTCTGGAAGCCCATGGGCCCCATAGAGCCCTGATCATTGCCCAGGCCCTGGGAATGAAGACAGCGAAGGAAGTCAACCCAGACTTGTACGCGATGAGGAACAAGCACCTCCTGGACTTAGACGAGAAATCAAACTCTTGGGCTGTTTATCGACCAGGTAGGCCCTTTACCTGCTGCCCACACCTGGACGGGGCAGAGGGCGGAGCTGTGAAGGGGAAGCGTAACACCCAGCACCTGGTCCTTGCTGGGCTCCCGCGAAGCTCTTTGCCTGTCCCACCTCGTCAGAAGCTTGCTGTGGTCTTGCTGACCCGTCCCTGGAAGAAGGTTCCACGAGGGAGGGGCATGCTGGCAGGAGTaaccagggagggcttcctggaggtgtgGCCCACCCCTGACTGTATCAGTCCTGGGGCGCAGGTCTCAGCCTGAGCTTGCTAACGGTCTTCTGTAAGCACTTTGCCCAACTTGGAGTTTTAAGGCTGCTGAAGGAGTAGGCCAGGCTGAGCTCAGATACCCACAGGGTAGAGTCCCAGAACCGACTTATCCATTACATGCAGCAGGTACcgggcctagagcccacgctGCTTTTAGGGGGGGTCACAAAAATGCTCTAGTTTctcttaaaatcagaagaaaaaaatgagtattatAGTAACAATGAATAGCTAATAATGACTCTAGCTGAGATTATATTTGTCTGTATCCCAACGCAgtcataaaatgtaattttaaatattttttatggatGTAGGGGCTCACAAAGGCACAAGAGCCAAGGGCTCACGAAGGTGGGAATGTGGCCCCGTGTGTGGAGCCCGTGTGGGGCTGACACCCCTGCTTATGGTACCCAAGGAGGGTCTCAGCATCCTAGGCTGGATGTTAAACACTGGTGACAAatccaaattcttaaaaatgcctTGTGAGTCAAGCAAAGCTTATCCCATGGCCAGAAACAGCCTGTGGACGGCCACCTTGCATCCTTCCCTAAAGGAAGAGAGGACCCTGGAAGCAATGGTTAGGGCTGTGGGTTCCTCGCAGTGAGAGGTACAGAGGGTGGGCGAGCAGAAAGGCACCTGCCATCCTCCCAGGGTGGCAGAGGACACAGGGGTAGGGTGGCCTGCGGGACAAAGTCCAAGCAAGGCTCGTCTGTGATACCTGCAGTGCTTGGTAAACACTCCACTTCCTGGGGCCCACCTTAGACCTACTGACTCAGAACCTCAGGGTGGGCCCctgggaatctgtgttttaaccagCTCCCCAGGAGATTTTGATGCTGCCAACTAGAGTTTGGAACTTCTGACTCCTAGAGAGATACAAAGGGATTGAGTGGCATGTTATTTTGCAGAAGGTTCTAGGAATCCGTCCACCCCAGTTATTTACCAGCAAAATCCAATCAACATGATCAGTCAGAATGGACCAAACAGCCACATTTCCATTGAGAACTccaaaggcatccagattggacaCAGGAATGTCATGGTGAGACAAATGGCCTCTGGGGAAAATGGTGAGTCCTCTGAAATGTCCAGGAGAAGGGACCTGTCGGGGCATCTGCTCCATCTGGGTTGGGGCAGGGACTGGGGGGCATTCAACCTTCCAGGGAGAAAGGGCAGCTTTCAGACCTCCAAGGTCCTTTCTGGCTTTCTCAGGAATAAGGATGTCCCTCCTTGTGCCTGGATCAAACCTCTCCTGCTTTCCCTTCCTGCCGACATCTTTGGCCTCATTTTCATCGGGACCCAATATTTTCCCACAAGGAACAACTCAGTTCTCTCTTCCTCACTAGGATGTCACAAGGGGTCGTTGTAGCATTCTTTTTGTCCCGAGACACTATTTTTTCCCATGTGTTAACATCTCAGAAACTGGGACGCATCGTATGGGTGCATCTGAGCTTTGGCGAAATACAGTAAGCAAATGAGTGCCTGCTCCGTGGCGTGCACcgtggggagagg
The sequence above is drawn from the Physeter macrocephalus isolate SW-GA unplaced genomic scaffold, ASM283717v5 random_136, whole genome shotgun sequence genome and encodes:
- the ZBP1 gene encoding Z-DNA-binding protein 1, translating into MADAPANPGDADLEQRILEVLRDSGSPVKTAQLVQKCQVPKKKLNQVLHKMKKESKGVLLVGPATWCLADGGTKEVVPAELERPQKDAVATPRKPGPELSQRQEEIFRFLEAHGPHRALIIAQALGMKTAKEVNPDLYAMRNKHLLDLDEKSNSWAVYRPEGSRNPSTPVIYQQNPINMISQNGPNSHISIENSKGIQIGHRNVMVRQMASGENGSMAPLYLPPVAPTDPSTRGPLAGSWGPQDIRMEKSVLRHVQMGQGNEMSLHGNTAKGPAHSARGSPPGPEASIEIQIPEPGPHSEGRMAQRVHIRSCFLEDTTAGNNNKMTVQPGAADPRGVARAGEPGGSADPPSGAARSRSEVPAGSSQAAPVSAETLTSEDLAALTLK